From one Gouania willdenowi unplaced genomic scaffold, fGouWil2.1 scaffold_346_arrow_ctg1, whole genome shotgun sequence genomic stretch:
- the LOC114459798 gene encoding E3 ubiquitin-protein ligase TRIM21-like, which produces MSPACSGISEDHFLCSICLEVLTDPVTTPCGHNFCKTCISTHWNTRTTSRCPICNQVFRTKPQLKVNIMMREIVSQFRRESEQKAAAPREVPCDVCTGTKVKALKSCLDCGVSYCETHLEPHLTASGLRRHQLVEPVENLETRMCPKHSKPLELFCQSDQTRVCLMCSLLEHRSHQLVPLGEYLFEDKKVYLQQMIQKRREKLKEIRESVRFRKEAADRGKAEGVEVFTALMELVQRSLKELMETMEAQQEAEKTEAEGLIKELEEEIFELMKRSSEVEQLSHSKDHLLQHFCSLKAPPATKDWTEVMVHPSSYEGTVLRAVTQLEDTLSDEMIKMKLMLEMKKLQQFAVNVTLDPLTAQSHLVLSDDGKQVYDSDVSKNLPDNKERFSPCVCVLGKQSFSSGRFYFEVQVKGKTDWNFGVVKESINRKGYITATPKNGYWTVILRDGNVYKACEDHPVILHLKCVPEKIGVFVDYEEGVVSFYDVDAAALIYSFTHCCFTHKLHPFFNPSLNYGGKNSAPLIICPVNQSE; this is translated from the coding sequence ATGTCTCCTGCCTGCAGTGGGATATCTGAAGATCACTTCCTGTGCTCCATCTGTCTGGAGGTGCTCACTGATCCAGTCACCACACCATGTGGACACAACTTCTGCAAAACATGCATCAGCACACACTGGAACACCAGGACCACCAGCAGGTGTCCCATTTGTAATCAGGTGTTCAGAACTAAACCTCAGCTGAAGGTCAATATTATGATGCGTGAGATAGTTTCTCAATTCAGACGTGAATCTGAGCAGAAAGCAGCAGCACCAAGAGAAGTTCCCTGTGATGTCTGCACTGGAACCAAAGTAAAGGCCCTGAAGTCCTGCCTGGACTGTGGGGTCTCCTACTGTGAGACTCACCTGGAGCCTCATCTGACAGCATCAGGTCTGAGAAGACATCAGCTGGTGGAGCCTGTGGAGAACCTGGAAACCAGGATGTGTCCAAAGCACAGCAAACCTCTGGAGCTGTTCTGTCAGAGCGATCAGACACGTGTCTGCTTGATGTGTTCTCTTTTGGAGCACAGGAGTCACCAGTTAGTGCCTCTGGGAGAATATCTGTTTGAAGACAAGAAAGTGTATCTTCAGCAGATGATCCaaaagagacgagagaagctgAAGGAGATCAGAGAGTCAGTGAGATTCAGGAAGGAAGCAGCAGACAGAGGGAAAGCTGAAGGTGTGGAGGTGTTCACTGCTCTGATGGAGCTTGTTCAGAGAAGCCTGAAGGAATTGATGGAGACAATGGAGGCGCAACAGGAAGCAGAAAAGACAGAGGCTGAAGGTTTGATCAAAGAGTTGGAGGAGGAAATCTTTGAGCTGATGAAGAGaagctctgaggtggagcagctctccCACTCTAAAGACCACCTCCTCCAACACTTCTGCTCCCTGAAAGCTCCTCCAGCCACCAAGGACTGGACAGAGGTTATGGTCCATCCATCATCATATGAAGGGACTGTGCTGAGAGCTGTGACTCAGCtggaggacacactcagtgacgAGATGATTAAGATGAAGCTGATGTTAGAGATGAAGAAGCTGCAGCAGTTTGCAGTAAATGTGACTCTTGATCCTCTTACAGCTCAATCTCACCTCgtcctgtctgatgatggaaaaCAAGTTTATGACAGTGATGTGTCGAAGAACCTTCCAGACAACAAAGAGAGATTTTCTCCTTGTGTCTGTGTTTTAGGGAAACAGAGTTTCAGTTCAGGTAGATTTTACTTTGAGGTTCAggttaaaggaaaaactgaCTGGAATTTTGGAGTGGTTAAAGAATCCATCAACAGGAAGGGATATATTACTGCGACTCCTAAGAATGGTTACTGGACTGTGATActcagagatggaaatgtgtatAAAGCATGTGAAGATCATCCAGTcattcttcatctgaagtgtgttcctgagaagattggtgtgtttgtggactatgaggagggtgtggtctccttttatgatgtagatgctgcagctctgatctactctttcactcactgctgcttcactcatAAACTACACCCATTCTTTAATCCAAGTTTAAACTATGGTGGTAAAAACTCAGCACCTCTGATCATctgtcctgtcaatcaaagtgaatga